The proteins below are encoded in one region of Mycobacterium shinjukuense:
- the dnaE gene encoding DNA polymerase III subunit alpha has product MLDGAAKITPMLAEVERLGMTAVGMTDHGNMFGASEFYNSATKAGIKPIIGVEAYVAPGSRFDTRRISWGDPSQKGDDVSGGGAYTHLTMMAENATGLRNLFKLSSLASFEGQLSKWSRMDAELIAEHADGIIITTGCPSGEVQTRLRLGQHREALEAAAKWREIVGPDNYFLELMDHGLTIERRVREGLLEIGRTLGIPPLATNDCHYVTRDAAHNHEALLCVQTGKTLSDPNRFKFDGDGYYLKSAAEMREIWDDEVPGACDATLLIAERVQSYAEVWTPRNRMPVFPVPAGHDQGSWLRREVDAGLARRFPDGPPQNYLARAAYEIDVICAKGFPSYFLIVADLINHARSVGIRVGPGRGSAAGSLVAYALGITDIDPIPHGLLFERFLNPERTSMPDIDIDFDDRRRGEMVRYAADKWGHDRVAQVITFGTIKTKAALKDSARIHYGQPGFAIADRITKALPPAIMAKDIPLSGITDPAHERYKEAAEVRGLIETDPDVRTIYQTARGLEGLIRNAGVHACAVIMSSEPLTEAIPLWKRPQDGAIITGWDYPACEAIGLLKMDFLGLRNLTIIGDAIDNIKANRGIDLDLESVPLDDKPTYDLLGRGDTLGVFQLDGGPMRDLLRRMQPTGFQDVVAVIALYRPGPMGQNAHNDYADRKNGRQEIRPIHPELAEPLEEILAETYGLIVYQEQIMRIAQKVAGYSLARADILRKAMGKKKREVLDKEYEGFADGMKANGFSAGAIKALWDTVLPFADYAFNKSHAAGYGMVSYWTAYLKANYPAEYMAGLLTSVGDDKDKAAVYLADCRKLGITVLPPDVNESGLNFASVGTDIRYGLGAVRNVGANVVASLINTRSDKGKFTDFSDYLNKIDISACNKKVTESLIKAGAFDSLGHARKGLFLVHSDAVDSVLGTKKAEAMGQFDLFGGTDAGTDAVFTIKVPDDEWEDKHKLALEREMLGLYVSGHPLNRVAHLLSTQVDTAIPAVLDGDVPNDAQVRVGGILASVNRRVNKNGMPWASAQLEDLTGSIEVMFFPHTYSSYGADIADDAVVLINAKVAIRDDRIALIANDLVVPDFSNAAADRPLAVSLPTRQCTFDKVSALKQVLARHPGTSQVHLRLISGDRITTLQLDQSLRVTPSPALMGDLKELLGPGCLGG; this is encoded by the coding sequence ATGTTGGACGGTGCCGCGAAGATCACTCCCATGTTGGCCGAGGTGGAGCGGCTGGGAATGACCGCGGTGGGGATGACGGATCACGGAAACATGTTCGGCGCCAGCGAGTTCTACAACTCGGCGACCAAGGCGGGAATCAAGCCGATCATCGGCGTGGAGGCGTATGTCGCGCCCGGCTCACGCTTTGACACCCGGCGCATTTCCTGGGGCGACCCCAGTCAGAAGGGCGACGACGTCTCGGGCGGCGGGGCCTACACACACCTGACGATGATGGCCGAGAACGCGACGGGTCTGCGCAACCTGTTCAAGCTGTCCTCGCTGGCTTCGTTTGAGGGCCAGCTGAGCAAGTGGTCGCGCATGGATGCCGAGCTCATCGCCGAACACGCCGATGGGATCATCATCACCACCGGCTGCCCGTCCGGGGAGGTGCAGACCCGCCTCAGGCTTGGCCAGCACCGGGAGGCGCTGGAGGCGGCCGCCAAGTGGCGCGAGATCGTGGGTCCGGACAACTACTTCCTAGAGCTGATGGATCACGGGCTGACCATCGAACGCCGCGTTCGTGAGGGCCTGCTCGAGATCGGTCGCACGCTGGGCATTCCGCCGCTGGCCACCAACGACTGCCATTACGTCACCCGCGACGCCGCCCACAACCACGAGGCGCTGTTGTGCGTGCAGACCGGCAAGACCCTGTCCGATCCCAACCGGTTCAAGTTCGACGGCGACGGCTACTACCTCAAGTCGGCCGCCGAAATGCGCGAGATCTGGGATGACGAAGTGCCCGGCGCGTGCGACGCCACGTTGCTGATCGCCGAGCGGGTGCAGTCGTACGCCGAGGTGTGGACACCGCGCAACCGGATGCCGGTTTTTCCCGTGCCCGCGGGGCACGACCAGGGGTCCTGGCTGCGCCGTGAGGTGGACGCCGGGCTGGCCCGGCGATTCCCCGACGGTCCGCCGCAGAACTACCTCGCGCGGGCGGCCTACGAGATCGACGTCATCTGTGCGAAGGGTTTTCCGTCGTACTTCCTGATCGTGGCCGACCTGATCAACCATGCGCGCTCGGTGGGCATCCGGGTCGGCCCCGGTCGTGGCTCGGCGGCGGGCTCATTGGTCGCCTACGCCCTCGGCATCACCGATATCGACCCGATCCCACACGGCCTGCTGTTCGAGCGGTTCCTCAACCCCGAGCGCACGTCGATGCCCGACATCGACATCGACTTCGACGACCGCCGCCGCGGTGAAATGGTGCGCTATGCCGCTGACAAGTGGGGCCACGACCGGGTCGCCCAGGTCATCACCTTCGGCACCATCAAAACCAAAGCGGCGCTGAAAGATTCGGCGCGCATCCACTACGGGCAGCCCGGGTTCGCGATCGCCGACCGGATCACCAAGGCGCTGCCGCCGGCGATCATGGCCAAAGACATTCCGCTGTCGGGCATCACCGATCCGGCCCACGAGCGCTACAAGGAAGCCGCTGAGGTGCGTGGTCTGATCGAAACCGACCCGGACGTACGCACCATCTACCAGACGGCACGCGGCCTGGAAGGCCTGATCCGCAACGCCGGCGTGCACGCCTGTGCGGTGATCATGAGCAGCGAACCGCTGACCGAGGCCATCCCGCTGTGGAAGCGTCCGCAGGACGGGGCGATCATTACCGGTTGGGACTACCCGGCGTGCGAGGCCATCGGCCTGCTGAAGATGGACTTTTTGGGGCTGCGCAACCTGACCATCATCGGCGACGCGATCGACAACATCAAGGCCAACAGGGGAATCGACCTCGATCTGGAATCGGTGCCGCTGGACGACAAGCCCACCTACGATCTGCTGGGCCGCGGCGACACCCTGGGCGTGTTCCAGCTCGACGGTGGCCCGATGCGCGACCTGCTGCGTCGCATGCAACCCACCGGTTTCCAGGATGTCGTCGCCGTCATCGCGCTGTACCGGCCCGGCCCGATGGGCCAAAATGCCCACAACGACTACGCGGATCGCAAGAACGGCCGTCAGGAGATCCGGCCCATCCACCCCGAGCTGGCCGAACCGCTGGAGGAGATCCTGGCCGAAACCTACGGTCTGATCGTCTATCAAGAGCAGATCATGCGCATTGCGCAGAAGGTGGCCGGCTACTCGCTGGCCCGCGCCGACATCCTGCGCAAGGCGATGGGCAAGAAGAAGCGCGAGGTGCTCGACAAGGAGTACGAAGGGTTCGCGGACGGAATGAAGGCCAACGGATTTTCCGCCGGCGCCATCAAGGCGCTGTGGGACACCGTCCTGCCGTTCGCCGACTACGCGTTCAACAAGTCACACGCCGCCGGCTACGGCATGGTGTCCTACTGGACCGCCTACCTCAAGGCCAACTACCCCGCCGAGTACATGGCCGGCCTGTTGACCTCCGTCGGCGACGACAAGGACAAGGCGGCCGTTTACCTGGCCGACTGCCGCAAGCTGGGCATCACCGTGCTGCCACCCGACGTCAACGAGTCCGGCCTGAACTTCGCGTCGGTGGGCACCGACATCCGCTATGGCCTGGGCGCTGTGCGCAACGTCGGCGCCAACGTGGTGGCGTCGTTGATCAACACCCGCAGCGACAAAGGCAAGTTCACCGACTTCTCGGACTACCTGAACAAGATCGACATCTCGGCGTGCAACAAGAAGGTCACCGAGTCGTTGATCAAGGCGGGCGCGTTCGATTCGCTCGGGCATGCGCGCAAGGGTCTGTTCCTGGTCCACTCCGACGCCGTGGACTCGGTGCTGGGCACCAAGAAGGCCGAGGCGATGGGCCAGTTCGACCTGTTCGGCGGTACCGATGCCGGCACCGACGCGGTATTCACCATCAAGGTCCCCGACGACGAATGGGAGGACAAGCACAAACTTGCCCTGGAACGGGAGATGCTGGGACTGTACGTGTCCGGGCATCCGCTCAACAGGGTGGCACACCTGTTGTCCACCCAGGTCGACACCGCCATCCCGGCGGTCCTCGACGGTGATGTCCCCAACGACGCCCAAGTGCGGGTGGGCGGCATCCTGGCCTCGGTGAACCGGCGGGTCAACAAGAACGGAATGCCTTGGGCATCAGCACAATTGGAGGATCTGACCGGCAGCATCGAGGTGATGTTCTTCCCGCACACCTATTCCAGCTACGGCGCCGACATCGCCGACGACGCGGTGGTGCTGATCAACGCCAAGGTGGCGATCCGCGACGACCGTATCGCGTTGATCGCCAACGACCTTGTGGTGCCGGACTTTTCCAACGCTGCGGCGGATCGGCCGCTGGCCGTTAGCCTGCCCACCCGCCAGTGCACCTTCGACAAGGTGAGCGCGCTCAAGCAGGTGCTGGCACGCCATCCCGGCACCTCCCAGGTGCATCTGCGGCTCATCAGCGGAGACCGGATCACCACGCTGCAGCTGGATCAGTCGCTGCGGGTGACGCCGTCGCCGGCGCTGATGGGGGATCTGAAGGAGCTGTTGGGTCCGGGGTGTCTGGGCGGCTAG
- a CDS encoding type II toxin-antitoxin system Rv0910 family toxin yields MASVEMTADMPMSPQDMWDHVSDLSRLGDWLVIHEGWRSELPDQLSEGVQIVGVARAKGMRNRVTWTVTKWDPPHEVVMSGAGKGGAKYGVTLTVTPSRDGSTLGLRLELGGRALFGPVGSAAARAVKGDVEKSLKQFVELYG; encoded by the coding sequence ATGGCTTCAGTTGAGATGACCGCCGACATGCCGATGAGCCCGCAGGACATGTGGGACCACGTGTCGGATCTGTCAAGGTTGGGCGATTGGCTGGTGATTCACGAGGGGTGGCGCAGCGAGTTGCCTGACCAATTGAGCGAAGGCGTCCAGATCGTTGGTGTCGCCCGTGCCAAGGGCATGCGCAACCGGGTGACGTGGACGGTGACGAAGTGGGACCCGCCGCATGAGGTGGTCATGTCCGGGGCCGGGAAGGGCGGAGCAAAGTACGGGGTCACCCTTACCGTCACGCCCAGCCGGGACGGCTCCACCCTCGGTCTACGCCTTGAGCTGGGCGGGCGCGCGTTGTTCGGCCCGGTGGGGTCGGCCGCCGCCCGTGCCGTCAAGGGAGATGTGGAGAAGTCGCTAAAGCAGTTCGTCGAGCTGTACGGCTGA
- a CDS encoding SDR family NAD(P)-dependent oxidoreductase: MSLPKPSTTSTVVVTGASSGIGVELAKGLARRGFPLTLVARRRERLDELADQLRHEHKVGVEVVPLDLADPHSRARLADRLRNDTIAGLCNSAGFGTSGRFYELPFERESEQVTLNALALMELTRAALPGMVERGAGAVLNIASIAGFQPIPYMAVYSATKAFVLTFSEAVQEELHGTGVSVTALCPGPVPTEWAEIASAERFSIPIAQVSPHDVAEAAIAGMLAGKRSVVPGVVPKVISTGGRLAPRSLLLPAIRIGNRLRGGPSR; encoded by the coding sequence ATGAGCCTGCCGAAACCGAGCACCACGTCCACCGTCGTCGTCACCGGAGCGTCCTCCGGCATCGGGGTTGAACTGGCAAAAGGCTTGGCCCGCCGCGGTTTCCCGTTGACCCTGGTCGCGCGGCGCCGCGAGCGTCTCGATGAGCTGGCTGACCAGTTGCGCCACGAGCACAAGGTCGGGGTCGAAGTTGTGCCACTCGACCTGGCCGATCCGCATTCGCGGGCTCGGCTGGCCGATCGCCTGCGCAACGACACGATCGCCGGTCTGTGCAACAGCGCGGGATTCGGCACCAGCGGGCGCTTCTATGAGCTGCCGTTCGAACGGGAAAGTGAGCAAGTCACCCTCAACGCGCTGGCGTTGATGGAACTCACCCGCGCGGCCCTGCCCGGCATGGTCGAGCGTGGTGCCGGCGCGGTGCTCAACATCGCGTCGATCGCGGGTTTCCAGCCGATTCCCTACATGGCGGTGTACTCGGCCACCAAGGCGTTCGTACTGACGTTTTCCGAGGCCGTGCAGGAGGAGTTGCACGGCACCGGCGTATCGGTGACAGCCTTGTGTCCGGGCCCGGTGCCCACCGAGTGGGCCGAGATCGCCAGCGCCGAGCGGTTCAGCATCCCGATCGCGCAGGTTTCGCCGCACGACGTCGCCGAAGCCGCGATCGCGGGGATGCTCGCCGGCAAGCGCAGCGTGGTGCCCGGCGTGGTGCCCAAGGTCATCAGCACCGGCGGCAGGCTGGCGCCGCGCAGCCTGCTGCTGCCCGCGATCCGGATCGGCAACCGGCTGCGCGGCGGCCCCAGCCGTTGA
- a CDS encoding SDR family NAD(P)-dependent oxidoreductase, whose amino-acid sequence MNLGDLTTFVEKPFAAVSNIINTPNSAGRYRPFYFRNLLDAVQGRKLSDAVQGKIILITGGSSGIGEAAAKKIAEAGGTVVLVARTLENLERVATEIRDNGGTAHVYPCDLSDMDAIAAMADQVLADLGRVDILINNAGRSIRRSLELSYNRIHDYQRTMQLNYLGAVQLILKFIPGMRERHFGHIINVSSVGVQTRAPRFGAYIASKAALDSLCDALQAETVNDNVRFTTVHMALVRTPMISPTTLYDRFPALSPDQAAGVITDAILHRPRRASSPFGQFAAVADAVNPAVMDRVRNRAFTMFNDSAAAKGGESGAEAPELDKRSETFVQATRGIHW is encoded by the coding sequence ATGAACCTTGGTGACCTCACGACGTTCGTCGAGAAACCGTTCGCGGCGGTGTCCAATATCATCAACACCCCCAACTCTGCGGGGCGGTATCGACCGTTTTATTTCCGGAATTTGCTCGACGCGGTGCAGGGTCGCAAACTCAGCGACGCGGTTCAGGGCAAGATCATCCTCATCACCGGCGGGTCGTCGGGTATCGGCGAGGCGGCCGCGAAGAAGATCGCCGAAGCGGGTGGCACGGTAGTCCTGGTGGCGCGCACCCTGGAGAACCTGGAAAGAGTCGCCACCGAAATTCGCGACAACGGCGGGACCGCCCATGTCTACCCGTGCGATCTGTCCGACATGGACGCCATCGCCGCCATGGCCGACCAGGTGCTCGCCGATCTGGGCCGGGTCGACATCCTGATCAATAACGCGGGGCGGTCGATCCGGCGCTCGCTGGAACTGTCCTACAACCGAATCCACGACTACCAGCGCACCATGCAACTGAACTACCTCGGCGCGGTCCAACTCATCCTCAAGTTCATCCCCGGCATGCGGGAACGCCACTTCGGGCACATCATCAACGTCTCCTCGGTGGGTGTGCAGACCCGCGCGCCGCGCTTCGGCGCCTACATCGCCAGCAAGGCCGCGCTGGACAGCCTCTGTGACGCCCTGCAAGCCGAGACGGTGAACGACAACGTCCGATTCACCACCGTGCACATGGCGCTGGTCAGGACGCCGATGATCAGCCCAACCACGCTGTATGACCGGTTCCCGGCGTTGTCGCCGGATCAGGCTGCCGGTGTGATCACCGATGCGATCCTGCACCGCCCCCGGCGGGCCAGCTCACCGTTCGGGCAGTTCGCCGCCGTGGCCGATGCCGTCAACCCGGCGGTGATGGATCGGGTACGCAACCGCGCGTTCACCATGTTCAACGACTCCGCCGCGGCCAAGGGCGGCGAATCCGGCGCCGAAGCACCCGAGCTGGACAAGCGCAGCGAAACGTTCGTGCAGGCGACCCGCGGAATACATTGGTGA
- a CDS encoding group I truncated hemoglobin yields the protein MGFTKTLTSRFGKRQPISIYDKIGGQEAIEAVVNDFYERVLADDQLSGFFSGTNMNRLKGKQVEFFAAALGGPEPYTGASMKQVHQGRGITMHHFTLVAGHLTEALTAAGVPSETVTDILAVIAPLAADVTSGEASAAAV from the coding sequence ATGGGATTCACGAAAACACTGACGTCGCGCTTCGGCAAACGCCAGCCGATCAGCATCTACGACAAGATCGGTGGGCAAGAGGCAATCGAGGCCGTCGTCAACGACTTCTACGAGCGTGTTCTTGCCGACGATCAGCTGTCGGGCTTCTTTAGCGGAACGAACATGAACCGACTCAAAGGCAAGCAGGTGGAGTTCTTTGCCGCAGCCCTCGGCGGGCCCGAACCCTACACCGGTGCGTCGATGAAGCAGGTGCATCAGGGGCGCGGCATCACCATGCACCACTTCACCCTGGTCGCCGGGCACTTAACCGAGGCGCTGACCGCGGCCGGGGTCCCCTCCGAGACGGTCACCGACATTCTCGCAGTGATCGCCCCGTTGGCCGCAGACGTCACATCCGGCGAAGCCAGCGCGGCCGCAGTCTGA